A region of Chelonia mydas isolate rCheMyd1 chromosome 7, rCheMyd1.pri.v2, whole genome shotgun sequence DNA encodes the following proteins:
- the NFKB2 gene encoding nuclear factor NF-kappa-B p100 subunit isoform X2 has protein sequence MDEPYNACLDGIDYDDFQFSSHMMEQKEPLMETAEGPYLIIIEQPKQRGFRFRYGCEGPSHGGLPGASSEKGRKTYPTVKICNYGGVARIEVDLVTHSDPPRVHAHSLVGKQCNEAGNCIVTVGPKDMTAQFNNLGVLHVTKKNMMEIMKDKLKQQKIRNRNQALTESELREIEVEAKELKKVMDLSIVRLRFTAYLRDSNGNFTLPLNPVISDPIHDSKSPGASNLKISRMDKTAGSVRGGDEVYLLCDKVQKDDIEVRFYEDDENGWQAFGDFSPTDVHKQYAIVFRTPPYHKPKIDRPVTVFLQLKRKRGGDVSDSKQFTYYPVVEDKEEVERKRKKVLPQFPQHFGGGSHMGGAGGGSSGFGSGGGGNLNYPYSSGLTYNNIYSSGPHPVGGYQGGVQMTRATKMEEEGNGKHLPAETGKQPCPPEESHWQELHHHAQLCSMRMLALAQRSAHALLDYSVTADPRMLLAVQRHLAASQDENGDTPLHLAIIHEQTTVIEQLIQVILSIPNQQIINVANHLQQTPLHLAVITKQHQVVRLLLQAQADPTLLDRYGNSLLHLALQTGDEAMLKTLLGHLDSSGPCLLSTPNYHGLLPVHLAVRVKSLACLDLLVRMGADVNAVERQGGRTPLHLAVEMENLNVAGHLVKKLGAHVNARTFAGNTPLHLAAGLGSPILTKMLIKAGGDVFCENDEPVRSSSSEASSDTDSGPEEQEADMELGDSDTERTDTSTAAEHRSREPGTRGARQRRRHTPLDLTRSHKVREILLHASRQGPELEQPAAPRPETILSLDSNTLQGLEQLLNQDRRGSDWTELARRLGLRSLVETYKDTASPSGSLLLSYEVSPPCGEPLSSAPLPSPLSLPLSPACWRQPGGLAGGAGLHGAQRGSEDTSQSRDCRQAAKHRAQGGQCLWERVSGRGAAADPTAEVAPAALCRAAWRAPSQPAAAGALTCRCLPLVPG, from the exons ATGGACGAGCCCTACAACGCG TGCCTGGATGGGATCGACTATGACGACTTCCAGTTCAGCTCCCACATGATGGAGCAGAAGGAGCCGCTGATGGAGACGG cCGAAGGTCCGTATCTCATCATCATCGAGCAGCCCAAACAG CGCGGGTTCCGGTTCCGGTACGGCTGTGAAGGCCCCTCACATGGTGGGTTGCCTGGAGCATCCAGTGAGAAGGGACGCAAGACTTACCCCACTGTCAAG ATCTGCAACTACGGAGGCGTGGCACGGATCGAGGTGGACTTGGTGACCCACAGCGACCCTCCACGAGTGCATGCTCACAGCCTAGTGGGGAAGCAGTGCAACGAGGCTGGCAATTGCATCGTGACCGTGGGACCTAAGGACATGACGGCACA ATTCAACAACCTTGGGGTGCTCCACGTGACCAAGAAGAACATGATGGAGATCATGAAGGACAAGCTGAAGCAGCAGAAGATACGCAATAGAAATCAGGCACTGACCG AGTCTGAGCTGCGTGAGATTGAGGTGGAGGCGAAGGAGCTGAAGAAGGTGATGGACCTGAGCATCGTGCGCCTCCGTTTCACTGCCTACCTCCGTGACAGCAATGGGAACTTCACGCTGCCCCTCAACCCTGTCATCTCAGACCCGATCCACGACAGCA AGTCACCTGGGGCTTCCAACCTGAAGATCTCACGGATGGATAAGACGGCTGGCTCGGTGCGGGGAGGGGACGAGGTCTACTTGCTGTGCGATAAAGTTCAGAAAG atgACATTGAGGTGCGGTTCTACGAGGATGATGAGAACGGCTGGCAGGCCTTCGGAGACTTCTCCCCTACGGATGTTCACAAGCAG TACGCCATCGTCTTCCGCACACCGCCCTACCACAAGCCCAAGATCGACCGCCCCGTCACTGTCTTCCTGCAGCTGAAACGGAAGCGTGGGGGGGACGTGAGCGACTCCAAGCAGTTTACCTACTACCCAGTGGTGGAAG ATaaggaggaggtggagaggaaGCGGAAGAAGgtgctgcctcagttcccccagcaCTTTGGTGGGGGCTCACACATGGGAGGGGCCGGCGGGGGAAGCAGTGGCTTTGGCTCTGGTGGAG GTGGAAATCTAAACTATCCGTACTCCTCGGGGCTGACTTACAACAACATCTACTCATCTGGCCCCCACCCTGTGGGCGGCTACCAAGGTGGGGTGCAGATGACCAGGGCCACCAAgatggaagaggaggggaatggcAAGCACCTGCCTGCGGAGACTGGGAAGCAGCCCTGCCCTCCAGAGGAGAGCCACTGGCAGGAGCTGCATCACCACG cccagctctgcagtatGAGGATGCTGGCTCTGGCTCAGCGCAGTGCCCATGCCCTGCTGGACTATTCGGTCACTGCTGACCCACGCATGCTGCTGGCCGTGCAGCGGCACTTGGCCGCCTCCCAGGATGAGAACGGAGACAC GCCTTTGCATCTTGCCATCATCCATGAGCAGACGACTGTGATCGAGCAGCTGATCCAGGTCATCCTCAGCATCCCCAACCAGCAGATCATCAACGTGGCCAACCACTTGCAGCAG ACTCCCTTGCACCTGGCAGTTATCACCAAGCAGCACCAGGTGGTGAGGTTACTGCTGCAGGCCCAGGCAGACCCCACCCTGCTGGATCGCTACGGCAACTCGCTGCTGCACCTGGCACTCCAGACAGGCGACGAGGCCATGCTGAAGACGTTGCTGGGGCACCTGGACTCCTCCGGCCCCTGTCTGCTCAGCACACCCAATTATCATG GCTTGCTCCCCGTGCACCTGGCTGTGAGGGTGAAGAGCCTGGCCTGCCTGGACTTGCTGGTGAGGATGGGAGCAGACGTGAATGCCGTGGAGCGGCAAGGTGGCCGGACGCCCCTGCACCTGGCCGTGGAGATGGAGAACCTCAACGTGGCCGGCCACCTGGTTAAGAAG CTGGGAGCGCACGTCAATGCTCGGACGTTTGCTGGAAACACCCCTCTGCACCTGGctgcaggcctgggctcccccatccTCACCAAAATGCTCATCAAAGCAG GAGGGGATGTCTTCTGTGAGAACGATGAGCCGGTGAGGTCGTCCTCGTCCGAAGCCAGCAGCGACACGGACAGTGGGCCCgaggagcaggaggcagacaTGGAGCTGGGAGATTCGGACACAGAGCGCACAGATACCAGCACCGCTGCAGAGCACAGAAGCAGGGAGCCTGGCACTCGGGGTGCAAGGCAGCGGCGGAGACACACACCGCTTGACTTAACCAGGAGCCACAAG GTGCGGGAGATCTTGCTGCATGCCTCGCGGCAGGGCCCGGAGTTGGAGCAGCCTGCCGCCCCCAGGCCAG AGACCATCCTGTCACTCGACAGCAACACcctgcagggcctggagcagtTACTGAACCAGGACCGCAGAGGCTCGGATTGGACTGAGCTGGCCCGGAGACTGGGCCTGCGCAGCCTTGTGGAGACGTACAAggacacagcctcccccagcgGGAGCCTCCTGCTCAGTTATGAGGTGAGTCCTCCCTGTGGGGAACCCCTCTCCTCGGCCCCCTTGCCGAGCCCGCTCTCactgcctctctccccagcttgCTGGCGGCAGCCTGGGGGACTTGCTGGAGGCGCTGGACTCCATGGGGCTCAGCGAGGGAGTGAGGATACTTCGCAAAGCAGAGACTGCCGACAAGCTGCAAAGCACAg AGCTCAAGGAGGACAGTGCCTATGGGAGCGAGTCAGTGGAAGAGGAGCAGCCGCCGACCCCACCGCTGAAGTCGCACCCGCTGCCCTCTGCAGAGCTGCTTGGCGAGCCCCctcacagccagcagcagcaggtgcatTGACCTGCCGGTGCCTCCCTCTGGTCCCGGGGTAG
- the NFKB2 gene encoding nuclear factor NF-kappa-B p100 subunit isoform X1 yields the protein MCAEESMFRTSTRLRPGPGPGPAVQPGSAMDEPYNACLDGIDYDDFQFSSHMMEQKEPLMETAEGPYLIIIEQPKQRGFRFRYGCEGPSHGGLPGASSEKGRKTYPTVKICNYGGVARIEVDLVTHSDPPRVHAHSLVGKQCNEAGNCIVTVGPKDMTAQFNNLGVLHVTKKNMMEIMKDKLKQQKIRNRNQALTESELREIEVEAKELKKVMDLSIVRLRFTAYLRDSNGNFTLPLNPVISDPIHDSKSPGASNLKISRMDKTAGSVRGGDEVYLLCDKVQKDDIEVRFYEDDENGWQAFGDFSPTDVHKQYAIVFRTPPYHKPKIDRPVTVFLQLKRKRGGDVSDSKQFTYYPVVEDKEEVERKRKKVLPQFPQHFGGGSHMGGAGGGSSGFGSGGGGNLNYPYSSGLTYNNIYSSGPHPVGGYQGGVQMTRATKMEEEGNGKHLPAETGKQPCPPEESHWQELHHHAQLCSMRMLALAQRSAHALLDYSVTADPRMLLAVQRHLAASQDENGDTPLHLAIIHEQTTVIEQLIQVILSIPNQQIINVANHLQQTPLHLAVITKQHQVVRLLLQAQADPTLLDRYGNSLLHLALQTGDEAMLKTLLGHLDSSGPCLLSTPNYHGLLPVHLAVRVKSLACLDLLVRMGADVNAVERQGGRTPLHLAVEMENLNVAGHLVKKLGAHVNARTFAGNTPLHLAAGLGSPILTKMLIKAGGDVFCENDEPVRSSSSEASSDTDSGPEEQEADMELGDSDTERTDTSTAAEHRSREPGTRGARQRRRHTPLDLTRSHKVREILLHASRQGPELEQPAAPRPETILSLDSNTLQGLEQLLNQDRRGSDWTELARRLGLRSLVETYKDTASPSGSLLLSYEVSPPCGEPLSSAPLPSPLSLPLSPACWRQPGGLAGGAGLHGAQRGSEDTSQSRDCRQAAKHRAQGGQCLWERVSGRGAAADPTAEVAPAALCRAAWRAPSQPAAAGALTCRCLPLVPG from the exons ATGTGTGCAGAGGAGTCGATGTTCCGGACTAGTACACGACTAAG GCCCGGCCCAGGTCCCGGTCCCGCAGTGCAGCCCGGCTCCGCCATGGACGAGCCCTACAACGCG TGCCTGGATGGGATCGACTATGACGACTTCCAGTTCAGCTCCCACATGATGGAGCAGAAGGAGCCGCTGATGGAGACGG cCGAAGGTCCGTATCTCATCATCATCGAGCAGCCCAAACAG CGCGGGTTCCGGTTCCGGTACGGCTGTGAAGGCCCCTCACATGGTGGGTTGCCTGGAGCATCCAGTGAGAAGGGACGCAAGACTTACCCCACTGTCAAG ATCTGCAACTACGGAGGCGTGGCACGGATCGAGGTGGACTTGGTGACCCACAGCGACCCTCCACGAGTGCATGCTCACAGCCTAGTGGGGAAGCAGTGCAACGAGGCTGGCAATTGCATCGTGACCGTGGGACCTAAGGACATGACGGCACA ATTCAACAACCTTGGGGTGCTCCACGTGACCAAGAAGAACATGATGGAGATCATGAAGGACAAGCTGAAGCAGCAGAAGATACGCAATAGAAATCAGGCACTGACCG AGTCTGAGCTGCGTGAGATTGAGGTGGAGGCGAAGGAGCTGAAGAAGGTGATGGACCTGAGCATCGTGCGCCTCCGTTTCACTGCCTACCTCCGTGACAGCAATGGGAACTTCACGCTGCCCCTCAACCCTGTCATCTCAGACCCGATCCACGACAGCA AGTCACCTGGGGCTTCCAACCTGAAGATCTCACGGATGGATAAGACGGCTGGCTCGGTGCGGGGAGGGGACGAGGTCTACTTGCTGTGCGATAAAGTTCAGAAAG atgACATTGAGGTGCGGTTCTACGAGGATGATGAGAACGGCTGGCAGGCCTTCGGAGACTTCTCCCCTACGGATGTTCACAAGCAG TACGCCATCGTCTTCCGCACACCGCCCTACCACAAGCCCAAGATCGACCGCCCCGTCACTGTCTTCCTGCAGCTGAAACGGAAGCGTGGGGGGGACGTGAGCGACTCCAAGCAGTTTACCTACTACCCAGTGGTGGAAG ATaaggaggaggtggagaggaaGCGGAAGAAGgtgctgcctcagttcccccagcaCTTTGGTGGGGGCTCACACATGGGAGGGGCCGGCGGGGGAAGCAGTGGCTTTGGCTCTGGTGGAG GTGGAAATCTAAACTATCCGTACTCCTCGGGGCTGACTTACAACAACATCTACTCATCTGGCCCCCACCCTGTGGGCGGCTACCAAGGTGGGGTGCAGATGACCAGGGCCACCAAgatggaagaggaggggaatggcAAGCACCTGCCTGCGGAGACTGGGAAGCAGCCCTGCCCTCCAGAGGAGAGCCACTGGCAGGAGCTGCATCACCACG cccagctctgcagtatGAGGATGCTGGCTCTGGCTCAGCGCAGTGCCCATGCCCTGCTGGACTATTCGGTCACTGCTGACCCACGCATGCTGCTGGCCGTGCAGCGGCACTTGGCCGCCTCCCAGGATGAGAACGGAGACAC GCCTTTGCATCTTGCCATCATCCATGAGCAGACGACTGTGATCGAGCAGCTGATCCAGGTCATCCTCAGCATCCCCAACCAGCAGATCATCAACGTGGCCAACCACTTGCAGCAG ACTCCCTTGCACCTGGCAGTTATCACCAAGCAGCACCAGGTGGTGAGGTTACTGCTGCAGGCCCAGGCAGACCCCACCCTGCTGGATCGCTACGGCAACTCGCTGCTGCACCTGGCACTCCAGACAGGCGACGAGGCCATGCTGAAGACGTTGCTGGGGCACCTGGACTCCTCCGGCCCCTGTCTGCTCAGCACACCCAATTATCATG GCTTGCTCCCCGTGCACCTGGCTGTGAGGGTGAAGAGCCTGGCCTGCCTGGACTTGCTGGTGAGGATGGGAGCAGACGTGAATGCCGTGGAGCGGCAAGGTGGCCGGACGCCCCTGCACCTGGCCGTGGAGATGGAGAACCTCAACGTGGCCGGCCACCTGGTTAAGAAG CTGGGAGCGCACGTCAATGCTCGGACGTTTGCTGGAAACACCCCTCTGCACCTGGctgcaggcctgggctcccccatccTCACCAAAATGCTCATCAAAGCAG GAGGGGATGTCTTCTGTGAGAACGATGAGCCGGTGAGGTCGTCCTCGTCCGAAGCCAGCAGCGACACGGACAGTGGGCCCgaggagcaggaggcagacaTGGAGCTGGGAGATTCGGACACAGAGCGCACAGATACCAGCACCGCTGCAGAGCACAGAAGCAGGGAGCCTGGCACTCGGGGTGCAAGGCAGCGGCGGAGACACACACCGCTTGACTTAACCAGGAGCCACAAG GTGCGGGAGATCTTGCTGCATGCCTCGCGGCAGGGCCCGGAGTTGGAGCAGCCTGCCGCCCCCAGGCCAG AGACCATCCTGTCACTCGACAGCAACACcctgcagggcctggagcagtTACTGAACCAGGACCGCAGAGGCTCGGATTGGACTGAGCTGGCCCGGAGACTGGGCCTGCGCAGCCTTGTGGAGACGTACAAggacacagcctcccccagcgGGAGCCTCCTGCTCAGTTATGAGGTGAGTCCTCCCTGTGGGGAACCCCTCTCCTCGGCCCCCTTGCCGAGCCCGCTCTCactgcctctctccccagcttgCTGGCGGCAGCCTGGGGGACTTGCTGGAGGCGCTGGACTCCATGGGGCTCAGCGAGGGAGTGAGGATACTTCGCAAAGCAGAGACTGCCGACAAGCTGCAAAGCACAg AGCTCAAGGAGGACAGTGCCTATGGGAGCGAGTCAGTGGAAGAGGAGCAGCCGCCGACCCCACCGCTGAAGTCGCACCCGCTGCCCTCTGCAGAGCTGCTTGGCGAGCCCCctcacagccagcagcagcaggtgcatTGACCTGCCGGTGCCTCCCTCTGGTCCCGGGGTAG
- the NFKB2 gene encoding nuclear factor NF-kappa-B p100 subunit isoform X4, producing the protein MDEPYNACLDGIDYDDFQFSSHMMEQKEPLMETAEGPYLIIIEQPKQRGFRFRYGCEGPSHGGLPGASSEKGRKTYPTVKICNYGGVARIEVDLVTHSDPPRVHAHSLVGKQCNEAGNCIVTVGPKDMTAQFNNLGVLHVTKKNMMEIMKDKLKQQKIRNRNQALTESELREIEVEAKELKKVMDLSIVRLRFTAYLRDSNGNFTLPLNPVISDPIHDSKSPGASNLKISRMDKTAGSVRGGDEVYLLCDKVQKDDIEVRFYEDDENGWQAFGDFSPTDVHKQYAIVFRTPPYHKPKIDRPVTVFLQLKRKRGGDVSDSKQFTYYPVVEDKEEVERKRKKVLPQFPQHFGGGSHMGGAGGGSSGFGSGGGGNLNYPYSSGLTYNNIYSSGPHPVGGYQGGVQMTRATKMEEEGNGKHLPAETGKQPCPPEESHWQELHHHAQLCSMRMLALAQRSAHALLDYSVTADPRMLLAVQRHLAASQDENGDTPLHLAIIHEQTTVIEQLIQVILSIPNQQIINVANHLQQTPLHLAVITKQHQVVRLLLQAQADPTLLDRYGNSLLHLALQTGDEAMLKTLLGHLDSSGPCLLSTPNYHGLLPVHLAVRVKSLACLDLLVRMGADVNAVERQGGRTPLHLAVEMENLNVAGHLVKKLGAHVNARTFAGNTPLHLAAGLGSPILTKMLIKAGGDVFCENDEPVRSSSSEASSDTDSGPEEQEADMELGDSDTERTDTSTAAEHRSREPGTRGARQRRRHTPLDLTRSHKVREILLHASRQGPELEQPAAPRPETILSLDSNTLQGLEQLLNQDRRGSDWTELARRLGLRSLVETYKDTASPSGSLLLSYELAGGSLGDLLEALDSMGLSEGVRILRKAETADKLQSTELKEDSAYGSESVEEEQPPTPPLKSHPLPSAELLGEPPHSQQQQVH; encoded by the exons ATGGACGAGCCCTACAACGCG TGCCTGGATGGGATCGACTATGACGACTTCCAGTTCAGCTCCCACATGATGGAGCAGAAGGAGCCGCTGATGGAGACGG cCGAAGGTCCGTATCTCATCATCATCGAGCAGCCCAAACAG CGCGGGTTCCGGTTCCGGTACGGCTGTGAAGGCCCCTCACATGGTGGGTTGCCTGGAGCATCCAGTGAGAAGGGACGCAAGACTTACCCCACTGTCAAG ATCTGCAACTACGGAGGCGTGGCACGGATCGAGGTGGACTTGGTGACCCACAGCGACCCTCCACGAGTGCATGCTCACAGCCTAGTGGGGAAGCAGTGCAACGAGGCTGGCAATTGCATCGTGACCGTGGGACCTAAGGACATGACGGCACA ATTCAACAACCTTGGGGTGCTCCACGTGACCAAGAAGAACATGATGGAGATCATGAAGGACAAGCTGAAGCAGCAGAAGATACGCAATAGAAATCAGGCACTGACCG AGTCTGAGCTGCGTGAGATTGAGGTGGAGGCGAAGGAGCTGAAGAAGGTGATGGACCTGAGCATCGTGCGCCTCCGTTTCACTGCCTACCTCCGTGACAGCAATGGGAACTTCACGCTGCCCCTCAACCCTGTCATCTCAGACCCGATCCACGACAGCA AGTCACCTGGGGCTTCCAACCTGAAGATCTCACGGATGGATAAGACGGCTGGCTCGGTGCGGGGAGGGGACGAGGTCTACTTGCTGTGCGATAAAGTTCAGAAAG atgACATTGAGGTGCGGTTCTACGAGGATGATGAGAACGGCTGGCAGGCCTTCGGAGACTTCTCCCCTACGGATGTTCACAAGCAG TACGCCATCGTCTTCCGCACACCGCCCTACCACAAGCCCAAGATCGACCGCCCCGTCACTGTCTTCCTGCAGCTGAAACGGAAGCGTGGGGGGGACGTGAGCGACTCCAAGCAGTTTACCTACTACCCAGTGGTGGAAG ATaaggaggaggtggagaggaaGCGGAAGAAGgtgctgcctcagttcccccagcaCTTTGGTGGGGGCTCACACATGGGAGGGGCCGGCGGGGGAAGCAGTGGCTTTGGCTCTGGTGGAG GTGGAAATCTAAACTATCCGTACTCCTCGGGGCTGACTTACAACAACATCTACTCATCTGGCCCCCACCCTGTGGGCGGCTACCAAGGTGGGGTGCAGATGACCAGGGCCACCAAgatggaagaggaggggaatggcAAGCACCTGCCTGCGGAGACTGGGAAGCAGCCCTGCCCTCCAGAGGAGAGCCACTGGCAGGAGCTGCATCACCACG cccagctctgcagtatGAGGATGCTGGCTCTGGCTCAGCGCAGTGCCCATGCCCTGCTGGACTATTCGGTCACTGCTGACCCACGCATGCTGCTGGCCGTGCAGCGGCACTTGGCCGCCTCCCAGGATGAGAACGGAGACAC GCCTTTGCATCTTGCCATCATCCATGAGCAGACGACTGTGATCGAGCAGCTGATCCAGGTCATCCTCAGCATCCCCAACCAGCAGATCATCAACGTGGCCAACCACTTGCAGCAG ACTCCCTTGCACCTGGCAGTTATCACCAAGCAGCACCAGGTGGTGAGGTTACTGCTGCAGGCCCAGGCAGACCCCACCCTGCTGGATCGCTACGGCAACTCGCTGCTGCACCTGGCACTCCAGACAGGCGACGAGGCCATGCTGAAGACGTTGCTGGGGCACCTGGACTCCTCCGGCCCCTGTCTGCTCAGCACACCCAATTATCATG GCTTGCTCCCCGTGCACCTGGCTGTGAGGGTGAAGAGCCTGGCCTGCCTGGACTTGCTGGTGAGGATGGGAGCAGACGTGAATGCCGTGGAGCGGCAAGGTGGCCGGACGCCCCTGCACCTGGCCGTGGAGATGGAGAACCTCAACGTGGCCGGCCACCTGGTTAAGAAG CTGGGAGCGCACGTCAATGCTCGGACGTTTGCTGGAAACACCCCTCTGCACCTGGctgcaggcctgggctcccccatccTCACCAAAATGCTCATCAAAGCAG GAGGGGATGTCTTCTGTGAGAACGATGAGCCGGTGAGGTCGTCCTCGTCCGAAGCCAGCAGCGACACGGACAGTGGGCCCgaggagcaggaggcagacaTGGAGCTGGGAGATTCGGACACAGAGCGCACAGATACCAGCACCGCTGCAGAGCACAGAAGCAGGGAGCCTGGCACTCGGGGTGCAAGGCAGCGGCGGAGACACACACCGCTTGACTTAACCAGGAGCCACAAG GTGCGGGAGATCTTGCTGCATGCCTCGCGGCAGGGCCCGGAGTTGGAGCAGCCTGCCGCCCCCAGGCCAG AGACCATCCTGTCACTCGACAGCAACACcctgcagggcctggagcagtTACTGAACCAGGACCGCAGAGGCTCGGATTGGACTGAGCTGGCCCGGAGACTGGGCCTGCGCAGCCTTGTGGAGACGTACAAggacacagcctcccccagcgGGAGCCTCCTGCTCAGTTATGAG cttgCTGGCGGCAGCCTGGGGGACTTGCTGGAGGCGCTGGACTCCATGGGGCTCAGCGAGGGAGTGAGGATACTTCGCAAAGCAGAGACTGCCGACAAGCTGCAAAGCACAg AGCTCAAGGAGGACAGTGCCTATGGGAGCGAGTCAGTGGAAGAGGAGCAGCCGCCGACCCCACCGCTGAAGTCGCACCCGCTGCCCTCTGCAGAGCTGCTTGGCGAGCCCCctcacagccagcagcagcaggtgcatTGA